The DNA sequence aaatttaaaattttttaaaataaatattaacattttattataaaaaatataaaattttatgataaattaatattttaatataatttattatattttaatggtatttgtaattatagttaatatattacatatattttttaataagatgAAATTTACTTTCTGATGCACAGTAAACTTTAAATGTACTAATGAAAAAAAAATGtcatttaaaattttctttatattttaaaaataataatagtaagttGTGATTTGTTAGCTAGCATTTACACATTAATTCTATTACAACTACATTAATTCTATTACAACTTTAGGCAACTCTGTGATGCCACTCAGTATACAAGAAAATACCATACTAGTTCAAGTAATAAAAATGGGTTGAACAGAGCCTAGGAATAAATtgtaaaaattggaaaaaaacacACAATCATGATTCATAACGACATAATAACAGAAGTGAAGAAAGAGTAGTGCGAAATTTACTGTCCTTTCGGATGTTTTACTGATCTTCCGAATCTAATTGACCGACGTGTCAGTCGCTCACATTTTACACATTGAGAAACAAATTCTCATTCTATTACATTGGCATCAGTCGGTTATCACTTGGTCAATTACCCTAAGGTTTAGGAAAtacataaaatactaataaaaatattctGGATATTTTCGAGATTCAACAATAtcaaaaatgaaaacaaattaaaaaaatttgggTTTTGTTTTGTTGGGTtgggtttttgtttttgtttttggttctaTCATCGTTATTTTTCACTTGTGTATTTAATCCTCATTTTCTTCTTTAGAATGGAACAAAACCCTAAGGGTTCTTGCAAGAACCAATCGCCGCCAGATTGATTATCTCTCCTCTCTTTCTCTTTTCATCTCGTTATTATTGCACCATTCTTAACTACTCTTTCTGTTTTCAGCTTCAAGAAGTTTTGAGGAATAAGCTTGATTTTTTCTGCTTCAGTAACTAACTGTAAGTCAGAATTTTCTAGTTATTGCAAATATATATAGGGTAGGGctgtttatgctttttgatgataaaaaagattgagtttttaggtttttttggattagggtttgttAATTAGTGTTTGGTAGTGATCAGTTTTTATCTATAGGAGAGTTTGTTTGATAATATTGAATTGAGTTTTTAAAGAATGTTGTCTGAGTTGGAAAGAAGACCGGTTCTTGGTAATAACGAGGGGTATTATGGTGATGAATTGGAGAAAGAAATAGGGATGTTGCTTCGGGAGCAGCGACGACAAGAAGGCGATGGCGATGATCGTGATCGCGAACGGGAGCTTAATATATATAGGAGTGGATCAGCTCCACCTACTGTGGAAGGTTCTTTGAGTGCAGTTGGAGGATTgtttggtggtggtggtggtagtGGTAGTGGTACAGCTGGTTTTTCGGATTTTGCTGGGAGTAAGGATGTGAATGGAGTTGTTTCTGAGGAGGAGCTTAGGTCGGATCCGGCTTATCTTTCGTATTATTATTCGAATGTGAATTTGAATCCTAGGCTTCCACCTCCTTTGTTGTCGAAAGAGGATTGGAGGTTTCAGCAGAGACTGAAAGGCAGTAGCTCGGGTGTAGGTGGGATTGGAGATAGAAGGAAGGGTATTATGACTGATGATAATGGTGGTAGGGCAATGTTTTCGACGCCGCCGGGTTTTAACTTTAGGAAGCAAGAAAGGAGTGAGGTGGATGCTGAAAAACCAAGAGGCTCTGCTGAATGGGGTGGGGATGGTCTTATTGGTTTACCTGGCTTGGGGCTTAGGAACAAACAAAAGAGTCTTGCTGAGATTTTTCAGGTAGTCTGTTTCTCTTGTTTGTTACCTGTTGTCAATACTTTTTAGCCTTGTTAATACTTCAGTTTATTTTTGTGTTGTTAAGTTAAGGTTGGTTGATAACAGATTTAGGTGTTCAGTTATTGTTCTGTTGGGAAGATTGTGCTTTTTCTATTTAATGCTGCGTTGGACTATTGAATTGAATAATGCAGTCTGTAATCTGAATATCATTCTATCTGTTTGAATGTTTTGATTTTAATGTTCTGATGTGTGATCCTGTTTAGACAGTTTTGATTAatgattataattattttgattaatcAAATGGTAACTGACAACATTAATCCGTGGCTTTTGTCTTACCGTTTTTTTCTAGCTCAATGTTATGGTGATGCCAGCATGATATTTTATGAATTTTGCAGaatctttttatttattcatatattttgaCTGATGTTCCTTCAAGATTGATTCTCCTGTGGTATCTAATCTTAGTTTCATGATTGTTTACCCACATCATCTAGTTCATTTGTTGCATTCAACATGAAATATTTGGCAATCATTTTTTTAGGCCACATACTTTTTAAGCTTTTTTTGGGGGTTTACATGATACGACCAGCAGTTTTGATGAATTTTTTATCGCATATTTTTATACTTATCAGTGTTGAAGCAGAGTATATGTTTATATTGGCCTTACAGCCTATGTTTCTCATATATTAAGATTATTCTGTTTCTTTTTGACTTTTGAAAGTTTTTATTCTAATGCACTTGCAGAAATACTGGCACTACTTAGCATCTGATTTTTTATTTAAGCCCTGTTAGTTATTCGAATTCCCAtctaaatttgaatttaaatttttgtTACATTTGGAAATTGGCATCTATATGTTGACTTTTTGAATTGTTAATCTATATATTTTCAGTTACACTCTTTTATCTAAATTAAAATTTTCCGTTACAGTTGGTAACTGGTATCTAAGTGTACCCTCTGTACGCCTTTATatgttataaatatatatttgctctctatctttttgaaaaacgaAAATTCCTAGACTTATATTTTTTCGCAATTTCTATTTACATTTACTTGCTATCATCTTAATTTGCCATTTTGCTAGTGAATTTAGCATATACTTTCTTTGATATTCTACCAATAGTTGATGACCGTTAATTCTGTAGGATGATATGGACCAGAACACCTCGATCACAGGCCTTCCTTCTCGTCCAGCAAGTCGTAATGCATTTGATGAAAATGTTGATGTCTTAAATACTTCTGAAGCAGAGTTGTCTCACGGTCAAGGATCATCTACAACTCAAAATGTTGGTCTACCAACTTCATATTCTTATGCTGCTGCTCTAGGAGGATCTTCACTGTCAAGAAGCACTACTCCTGATCCACAACATGTTGCAAGGGCTCCTAGTCCATGCCTCACACCTATTGGTGGAGGGAGAAACGTTGCTTCTGACAAGAGAGGTATTATCAGTCCAGATGCCTTTAACGGTGTTTCATCCGGCAAGAATGAGTCAGCAGATCTTGTGGCTGCATTGTCAGGGATGAACTTGTCAGCAGGTGATGAAAACCATCTGCCATCACAGGTTGAATCAGATGTCGATAATCATCAGAGATACCTTTTTGGGATGCAGGGTGGTCAAGATCATGGCAAGCAACAtgcatattttaaaaaatctgaATCAGGGCATTTGCAGAGTTCGGTTAAGAGCAGGAGTGGATCGGATCTTAGTAATCTATCTCTGCATCGGCAGGTTGAGCTGCAAAACTTATCTGTTCCTTCAAATAACTCGTATTTCAAAGGATCGCCCTCCCATTTTAGCGGAGGAGGTAATTTGCCAGCTCAGTACCAGGGTATCGATGGTTTGAATTCGTCATTTACTAACTATGGCGTAGGTGGTTATACGGGAAATCCCGGTTTGACATCCTTGATGACTAACCAATATGGCACCGGTAATCTGCCACCCTTGTTTGAAAATGTTGCTGCAGCATCAGCAATGGCATCCCCTGGAATGGATTCGAGATTTCTTGGAGTTGGTTTGGCTTCTGGAGCTGGTTCTCCTTCTGATGTGCATAGTCTTGGTCGGATGGGAAATCAAATTGCAGGGGGCGGTCTTCAGGCCCCGTTTGTTGATCCAGTGTATCTTCAGTACATGAGGACATCTGAATATGCTGCAGCACAACTTGCTGCTCTTAATGACCCCTCTGTGGACAGGAACTACTTGGGCAATTCATACATGAATTTACTCGAGATTCAGAAAGCTTATCTCGGGTCTGTTATCTCGCCTCAAAAGTCACAATACAATGTACCACTGGGTGGTAAATCAGCCAGCTCCAACCACCATGGTTATTATGGAAATCCAGCATACGGGGTTGGATTGTCTTATCCAGGAAGTCCAATGGCAAACTCTGCTTCTCCAGTTGCGTCTGGAAGTCCCATCAGACACAACGATCTAAACATGCGTTTTGCTTCTGGAATGAGGAACTTAGGTGGGGTCATGGGACCTTGGCATGTAGATACTGGGAACATGGATGAAAGCTTTGCATCTTCTCTGTTGGAAGAGTTCAAGAGCAATAAAGCCAAGTGTTTTGAGCTCTCTGAAATTGCTGGACATGTTGTTGAATTCAGGTATATTTTGTTGCCTGTTGGTCTTTTGATGTATTTTTATTCTGCCactgaaaattaaattgaattaatttgCTATCATCGACAGTGCGGATCAATATGGGAGCCGATTTATTCAACAGAAGCTTGAAACAGCAACTACAGAAGAAAAAAACATGGTTTATCAGGAAATCATGCCACATGCTCTTGTTTTGATGACTGATGTCTTTGGTAATTATGTGGTTCAAAAGGTAAAAATTATTACTCTCAGTTAATTATTCTGTTTCATGGATATGGTTTGAGCAATAGTTGATTTACATCGTGCAGTTTTTTGAGCATGGACTTGCACCCCAGAGAAGAGAATTAGCCAACAAGCTTCTTGGTCATGTGCTGACACTTAGCCTTCAAATGTATGGTTGTCGGGTCATCCAAAAGGTATTGATGAGATTTAGGTTGACAATAGTCTGATATATTTATGTCTTCCTATCTGTTATTTTCTTGAATATCTCATCATTTTCCTCTGTTCTTTCAATTATGAATCCCTTTTTAGGCAATTGAAGTTGTTGATCTGGATCAGAAAATTGAGATGGTTCAAGAGCTTGATGGTAATATCATGCGCTGTGTACGTGATCAGAATGGTAATCATGTCATTCAGAAGTGTATTGAATGTGTCCCAGAAGATGCAATTGACTTCATTGTTTCAACATTTTTTGATCAAGTTGTGTCACTCTCAACCCATCCATATGGTTGTCGTGTGATACAAGTAAGATTTCTGAATTGCTTTTGTTACTGTTTTACTATTAAGCATCTAAAATTCATTTGTCACATTATAacaaacttttatttttaaatttatatgccataataataataataataccttCATTTGGCAGAGAGTACTGGAGCACTGCGAAAGCCCTGCAACGCAGCAGAAAGTTATGGATGAGATTTTAAGTTCTGTTAGTATGTTAGCTCAGGATCAGTATGGCAACTACGTTGttcaggtttttattttatttttctgacTAAAGCCACTTGAAAACTTTTTTTGTCAGTTATCATTTAACTTCatttattattaatgttatcACTTATGAATACAGATGTAATGCTGCTGCGATAATTGTtacatataattaattttttcaaaatctgTTGCTTTATGTTG is a window from the Vicia villosa cultivar HV-30 ecotype Madison, WI unplaced genomic scaffold, Vvil1.0 ctg.002546F_1_1, whole genome shotgun sequence genome containing:
- the LOC131639161 gene encoding pumilio homolog 2-like isoform X1, producing the protein MLSELERRPVLGNNEGYYGDELEKEIGMLLREQRRQEGDGDDRDRERELNIYRSGSAPPTVEGSLSAVGGLFGGGGGSGSGTAGFSDFAGSKDVNGVVSEEELRSDPAYLSYYYSNVNLNPRLPPPLLSKEDWRFQQRLKGSSSGVGGIGDRRKGIMTDDNGGRAMFSTPPGFNFRKQERSEVDAEKPRGSAEWGGDGLIGLPGLGLRNKQKSLAEIFQDDMDQNTSITGLPSRPASRNAFDENVDVLNTSEAELSHGQGSSTTQNVGLPTSYSYAAALGGSSLSRSTTPDPQHVARAPSPCLTPIGGGRNVASDKRGIISPDAFNGVSSGKNESADLVAALSGMNLSAGDENHLPSQVESDVDNHQRYLFGMQGGQDHGKQHAYFKKSESGHLQSSVKSRSGSDLSNLSLHRQVELQNLSVPSNNSYFKGSPSHFSGGGNLPAQYQGIDGLNSSFTNYGVGGYTGNPGLTSLMTNQYGTGNLPPLFENVAAASAMASPGMDSRFLGVGLASGAGSPSDVHSLGRMGNQIAGGGLQAPFVDPVYLQYMRTSEYAAAQLAALNDPSVDRNYLGNSYMNLLEIQKAYLGSVISPQKSQYNVPLGGKSASSNHHGYYGNPAYGVGLSYPGSPMANSASPVASGSPIRHNDLNMRFASGMRNLGGVMGPWHVDTGNMDESFASSLLEEFKSNKAKCFELSEIAGHVVEFSADQYGSRFIQQKLETATTEEKNMVYQEIMPHALVLMTDVFGNYVVQKFFEHGLAPQRRELANKLLGHVLTLSLQMYGCRVIQKAIEVVDLDQKIEMVQELDGNIMRCVRDQNGNHVIQKCIECVPEDAIDFIVSTFFDQVVSLSTHPYGCRVIQRVLEHCESPATQQKVMDEILSSVSMLAQDQYGNYVVQHVLEHGKPHERSTIIKELAGRIVQMSQQKFASNVVEKCLTFSGPSERQILVSEMLGTTDENEPLQAMMKDQFANYVVQKVLETCDDHQRELILSRIKVHLNALKKYTYGKHIVARVEKLVAAGERRIAAQTPQPA
- the LOC131639161 gene encoding pumilio homolog 2-like isoform X2; this translates as MLLREQRRQEGDGDDRDRERELNIYRSGSAPPTVEGSLSAVGGLFGGGGGSGSGTAGFSDFAGSKDVNGVVSEEELRSDPAYLSYYYSNVNLNPRLPPPLLSKEDWRFQQRLKGSSSGVGGIGDRRKGIMTDDNGGRAMFSTPPGFNFRKQERSEVDAEKPRGSAEWGGDGLIGLPGLGLRNKQKSLAEIFQDDMDQNTSITGLPSRPASRNAFDENVDVLNTSEAELSHGQGSSTTQNVGLPTSYSYAAALGGSSLSRSTTPDPQHVARAPSPCLTPIGGGRNVASDKRGIISPDAFNGVSSGKNESADLVAALSGMNLSAGDENHLPSQVESDVDNHQRYLFGMQGGQDHGKQHAYFKKSESGHLQSSVKSRSGSDLSNLSLHRQVELQNLSVPSNNSYFKGSPSHFSGGGNLPAQYQGIDGLNSSFTNYGVGGYTGNPGLTSLMTNQYGTGNLPPLFENVAAASAMASPGMDSRFLGVGLASGAGSPSDVHSLGRMGNQIAGGGLQAPFVDPVYLQYMRTSEYAAAQLAALNDPSVDRNYLGNSYMNLLEIQKAYLGSVISPQKSQYNVPLGGKSASSNHHGYYGNPAYGVGLSYPGSPMANSASPVASGSPIRHNDLNMRFASGMRNLGGVMGPWHVDTGNMDESFASSLLEEFKSNKAKCFELSEIAGHVVEFSADQYGSRFIQQKLETATTEEKNMVYQEIMPHALVLMTDVFGNYVVQKFFEHGLAPQRRELANKLLGHVLTLSLQMYGCRVIQKAIEVVDLDQKIEMVQELDGNIMRCVRDQNGNHVIQKCIECVPEDAIDFIVSTFFDQVVSLSTHPYGCRVIQRVLEHCESPATQQKVMDEILSSVSMLAQDQYGNYVVQHVLEHGKPHERSTIIKELAGRIVQMSQQKFASNVVEKCLTFSGPSERQILVSEMLGTTDENEPLQAMMKDQFANYVVQKVLETCDDHQRELILSRIKVHLNALKKYTYGKHIVARVEKLVAAGERRIAAQTPQPA